One part of the Muntiacus reevesi chromosome 18, mMunRee1.1, whole genome shotgun sequence genome encodes these proteins:
- the ZMYND15 gene encoding zinc finger MYND domain-containing protein 15 isoform X1, translated as MEFVSGYRDEFLDFAALLFGWFHKFVAERRAVGTSLEGRWRQLEAQIRKLPQDPALWVLHVLPNRSVGISLGQGAEPGPGPGLGAARLLGDEPPLHLRDLSPYISFVSLEEGEEGEEEEEEEEEEENGEEEGAGTKKVETEEDGEPAPSSRESPQEPTPPGEPEEAEQEAGGGEDGHEDRAEDELGPERRKGPRSVAAPLHLSCLLLVTDEHGTILGIDLLMEGARGSTGRGSGAENLARRAYALLCHSMVCPMGSGDPRKPRQLTVGDAQLHRELENLVPRLGVKLAKTPMRTWGPRPGFTFASLRARTCHVCHRHSFEVKLTPCPQCGAVLYCGEACLRADWKRCPDDVSHRFWCPRLAAFMERAGELATLPFTYTAEVTSETFNKEAFLASRGLTRGYWTQLSMLIPGPGAPRHPRGSTPSLSLLLHGDPCQPFQGYGPALMPPVPPDSPRGLFGSWQDYYTWRGLSLDSPMAVLLTYPLTVYYVITHLVPQSFPELNIQNKQSLKIHVVEAGKEFDLVMVFWELLVLLPHVALELQFVGDGLPPESDQQHFTLQRDGPEVSVRPGSGVSARLSSGTKEKGVHRDLQIKVSARPYHLLQGPKPDLVIGFNSGFGLKDTWLSSLPRLQSLRVPAFFTESSEYGCVMDDQTMAVATGGGTSPPQPNPFRSPFRLRAADNCMPWYCNAFIFHLVYKPSQGSGARPAPGPVTPAPTPTAPPAPARRRRGEKKPGRGSRRRR; from the exons ATGGAGTTTGTGTCTGGATACCGGGATGAATTCCTTGATTTTGCTGCCCTCCTCTTTGGCTGGTTCCACAAGTTCGTGGCAGAGCGCAGGGCTGTAGGGACCAGCCTTGAGGGTCGCTGGCGGCAGCTGGAGGCTCAGATCAGAAAGTTGCCCCAGGACCCGGCCCTTTGGGTGCTCCACGTCTTGCCCAACCGCAGTGTGGGCATCAGCCTGGGGCAAGGGGCAGAGCCAGGCCCTGGACCAGGCCTGGGGGCTGCCCGGCTGCTGGGAGATGAGCCCCCACTCCACCTGCGAGACCTAAGTCCCTACATCAGCTTTGTCAgcctggaggaaggggaggaaggagaggaggaggaggaggaagaggaagaagaagagaatggagaggaggagggtgCAGGCACCAAAAAGGTAGAAACAGAGGAGGATGGGGAGCCGGCCCCTAGCAGCAGGGAGTCCCCCCAGGAACCCACCCCTCCAGGGGAGCCAGAGGAGGCCGagcaggaggctggaggtggCGAGGATGGCCACGAGGACAGGGCAGAAGACGAACTGGGGCCTGAGAGGAGGAAGGGACCGAGAAGTG TTGCTGCCCCCTtgcacctttcctgcctcctacTGGTGACCGATGAACATGGCACCATCCTGGGCATTGACCTGCTGATGGAAGGAGCCCGGGGGAGCACAGGCAGGGGCTCGGGGGCTGAGAACCTGGCTCGTCGAGCCTATGCCCTCCTCTGCCACAGCATGGTCTGCCCCATGGGCTCCGGAGACCCCCGAAAGCCCCGACAGCTTACTGTGGGAGATGCCCAGCTGCATCG GGAGCTGGAGAATCTAGTCCCAAGGCTGGGAGTGAAGTTAGCCAAGACCCCGATGCGGACCTGGGGTCCCCGGCCAGGCTTCACCTTTGCCTCCCTTCGGGCTCGAACCTGCCATGTTTGTCATAGGCACAGCTTTGAAGTGAAACTGACACCCTG CCCCCAGTGCGGTGCTGTCTTGTACTGTGGAGAGGCTTGTCTCCGTGCGGACTGGAAGCGATGCCCAGATGATGTAAGCCACCGATTCTGGTGCCCAAGGCTTGCAGCCTTCATGGAGAGGGCTGGAGAACTGGCAACCCTGCCTTTTACCTACACCGCAG AGGTGACCAGTGAAACCTTTAACAAGGAGGCCTTCCTGGCCTCCCGCGGCCTCACTCGTGGCTACTGGACCCAGCTCAGCATGCTGATTCCAGGCCCTGGCGCCCCCAGGCACCCAAGGGGCAGCACACCCTCCCTCAGCCTTCTTCTCCATG GAGATCCTTGCCAGCCTTTCCAGGGGTATGGGCCCGCCCTGATGCCTCCAGTGCCCCCGGATTCACCCAGGGGCCTCTTTG GCTCGTGGCAGGATTACTACACGTGGCGGGGCCTCAGCTTGGACTCCCCCATGGCCGTGCTCCTCACCTACCCGCTGACTGTGTACTACGTCATCACCCACCTGGTGCCCCAGTCCT TCCCTGAGCTCAACATCCAGAACAAACAGTCACTGAAAATCCATGTGGTGGAGGCTGGGAAGGAGTTTGACCTTGTCATGGTGTTTTGG GAACTCTTGGTCTTGCTCCCCCATGTGGCCCTGGAGCTGCAGTTTGTGGGTGATGGCCTGCCCCCCGAAAGTGACCAGCAGCACTTTACCCTCCAGAGG GATGGCCCTGAAGTATCTGTCCGCCCTGGTTCCGGCGTATCAGCACGGCTCAGCTCTGGGACTAAGGAGAAGGGGGTCCACAGAGACCTGCAGATCAAGGTGTCTGCAAGGCCCTACCACCTGCTCCAGGGGCCCAAGCCTGACTTGGTCATCG GATTTAACTCTGGCTTTGGACTAAAGGACACTTGGCTGAGCTCGCTGCCCCGGTTACAG TCCCTCCGAGTGCCGGCCTTCTTCACCGAGAGCAGCGAGTATGGCTGTGTGATGGACGATCAGACCATGGCGGTGGCCACAGGAGGGGGGACCAGCCCTCCACAGCCCAACCCTTTCCGCTCCCCCTTTCGCCTCAGAGCGGCAGACAATTGTATGCCCTG GTACTGCAACGCTTTCATCTTCCACCTGGTCTACAAGCCCTCGCAGGGAAGCGGGGCCCGCCCGGCGCCCGGGCCGGTGACTCCGGCCCCAACTCCTaccgcccctcccgcccccgcccgtAGGCGCCGAGGAGAAAAGAAACCTGGGCGGGGGTCCCGCCGGCGCAGGTGA
- the ZMYND15 gene encoding zinc finger MYND domain-containing protein 15 isoform X2, protein MEFVSGYRDEFLDFAALLFGWFHKFVAERRAVGTSLEGRWRQLEAQIRKLPQDPALWVLHVLPNRSVGISLGQGAEPGPGPGLGAARLLGDEPPLHLRDLSPYISFVSLEEGEEGEEEEEEEEEEENGEEEGAGTKKVETEEDGEPAPSSRESPQEPTPPGEPEEAEQEAGGGEDGHEDRAEDELGPERRKGPRSVAAPLHLSCLLLVTDEHGTILGIDLLMEGARGSTGRGSGAENLARRAYALLCHSMVCPMGSGDPRKPRQLTVGDAQLHRELENLVPRLGVKLAKTPMRTWGPRPGFTFASLRARTCHVCHRHSFEVKLTPCPQCGAVLYCGEACLRADWKRCPDDVSHRFWCPRLAAFMERAGELATLPFTYTAEVTSETFNKEAFLASRGLTRGYWTQLSMLIPGPGAPRHPRGSTPSLSLLLHGDPCQPFQGYGPALMPPVPPDSPRGLFGSWQDYYTWRGLSLDSPMAVLLTYPLTVYYVITHLVPQSFPELNIQNKQSLKIHVVEAGKEFDLVMVFWELLVLLPHVALELQFVGDGLPPESDQQHFTLQRDGPEVSVRPGSGVSARLSSGTKEKGVHRDLQIKVSARPYHLLQGPKPDLVIGTATLSSSTWSTSPRREAGPARRPGR, encoded by the exons ATGGAGTTTGTGTCTGGATACCGGGATGAATTCCTTGATTTTGCTGCCCTCCTCTTTGGCTGGTTCCACAAGTTCGTGGCAGAGCGCAGGGCTGTAGGGACCAGCCTTGAGGGTCGCTGGCGGCAGCTGGAGGCTCAGATCAGAAAGTTGCCCCAGGACCCGGCCCTTTGGGTGCTCCACGTCTTGCCCAACCGCAGTGTGGGCATCAGCCTGGGGCAAGGGGCAGAGCCAGGCCCTGGACCAGGCCTGGGGGCTGCCCGGCTGCTGGGAGATGAGCCCCCACTCCACCTGCGAGACCTAAGTCCCTACATCAGCTTTGTCAgcctggaggaaggggaggaaggagaggaggaggaggaggaagaggaagaagaagagaatggagaggaggagggtgCAGGCACCAAAAAGGTAGAAACAGAGGAGGATGGGGAGCCGGCCCCTAGCAGCAGGGAGTCCCCCCAGGAACCCACCCCTCCAGGGGAGCCAGAGGAGGCCGagcaggaggctggaggtggCGAGGATGGCCACGAGGACAGGGCAGAAGACGAACTGGGGCCTGAGAGGAGGAAGGGACCGAGAAGTG TTGCTGCCCCCTtgcacctttcctgcctcctacTGGTGACCGATGAACATGGCACCATCCTGGGCATTGACCTGCTGATGGAAGGAGCCCGGGGGAGCACAGGCAGGGGCTCGGGGGCTGAGAACCTGGCTCGTCGAGCCTATGCCCTCCTCTGCCACAGCATGGTCTGCCCCATGGGCTCCGGAGACCCCCGAAAGCCCCGACAGCTTACTGTGGGAGATGCCCAGCTGCATCG GGAGCTGGAGAATCTAGTCCCAAGGCTGGGAGTGAAGTTAGCCAAGACCCCGATGCGGACCTGGGGTCCCCGGCCAGGCTTCACCTTTGCCTCCCTTCGGGCTCGAACCTGCCATGTTTGTCATAGGCACAGCTTTGAAGTGAAACTGACACCCTG CCCCCAGTGCGGTGCTGTCTTGTACTGTGGAGAGGCTTGTCTCCGTGCGGACTGGAAGCGATGCCCAGATGATGTAAGCCACCGATTCTGGTGCCCAAGGCTTGCAGCCTTCATGGAGAGGGCTGGAGAACTGGCAACCCTGCCTTTTACCTACACCGCAG AGGTGACCAGTGAAACCTTTAACAAGGAGGCCTTCCTGGCCTCCCGCGGCCTCACTCGTGGCTACTGGACCCAGCTCAGCATGCTGATTCCAGGCCCTGGCGCCCCCAGGCACCCAAGGGGCAGCACACCCTCCCTCAGCCTTCTTCTCCATG GAGATCCTTGCCAGCCTTTCCAGGGGTATGGGCCCGCCCTGATGCCTCCAGTGCCCCCGGATTCACCCAGGGGCCTCTTTG GCTCGTGGCAGGATTACTACACGTGGCGGGGCCTCAGCTTGGACTCCCCCATGGCCGTGCTCCTCACCTACCCGCTGACTGTGTACTACGTCATCACCCACCTGGTGCCCCAGTCCT TCCCTGAGCTCAACATCCAGAACAAACAGTCACTGAAAATCCATGTGGTGGAGGCTGGGAAGGAGTTTGACCTTGTCATGGTGTTTTGG GAACTCTTGGTCTTGCTCCCCCATGTGGCCCTGGAGCTGCAGTTTGTGGGTGATGGCCTGCCCCCCGAAAGTGACCAGCAGCACTTTACCCTCCAGAGG GATGGCCCTGAAGTATCTGTCCGCCCTGGTTCCGGCGTATCAGCACGGCTCAGCTCTGGGACTAAGGAGAAGGGGGTCCACAGAGACCTGCAGATCAAGGTGTCTGCAAGGCCCTACCACCTGCTCCAGGGGCCCAAGCCTGACTTGGTCATCG GTACTGCAACGCTTTCATCTTCCACCTGGTCTACAAGCCCTCGCAGGGAAGCGGGGCCCGCCCGGCGCCCGGGCCGGTGA